One Acidobacteriota bacterium DNA window includes the following coding sequences:
- the rpiB gene encoding ribose 5-phosphate isomerase B: MKKVLIASDHAGLPGKETVKKTLDQMGIEYDDLGAYSPESVDYPDYAEQVARRVAAGEAERGVLVCGSGIGMEIAANKIPGIRAALAWNEETAKLSREHNDANILAVGARTTPQEAIEQITRAFMTTDFAAGRHAQRIEKIKNLEQHKD, from the coding sequence ATGAAAAAAGTGTTGATCGCCAGCGACCACGCAGGGCTTCCAGGCAAGGAAACCGTCAAAAAGACGCTCGACCAAATGGGCATCGAATACGATGATTTGGGCGCCTATTCGCCAGAATCCGTGGATTACCCGGATTACGCCGAACAAGTCGCTCGCCGCGTCGCCGCGGGCGAAGCCGAACGCGGTGTGTTGGTGTGTGGCAGCGGCATCGGGATGGAAATTGCCGCCAACAAAATTCCGGGCATTCGCGCCGCACTGGCCTGGAATGAAGAAACCGCCAAACTTTCGCGCGAACATAACGATGCAAACATTCTGGCTGTCGGTGCGCGTACCACACCGCAGGAAGCCATCGAACAAATCACTCGCGCATTTATGACGACGGACTTTGCCGCTGGTCGCCATGCCCAGCGCATCGAAAAAATCAAAAACCTCGAACAGCACAAGGACTAA
- a CDS encoding serine hydroxymethyltransferase: protein MSYNHYRPLAESDPEIFTAIQNETRRQHEGLELIASENFVSQAVLEAAGSVFTNKYAEGYPGKRYYGGCEFTDVVESLAIDRAKQLFGADHVNVQPHSGSQANMAVYLTACQHGDTILGMDLSHGGHLTHGHPLNFSGKSYKVVAYGVKKDDETIDYDQMEALAKEHKPRLIVCGASAYSRVIDFERIAAIAHGVGALVMADIAHIAGLVATGLHPSPVSHCDFVTTTTHKTLRGPRAGMILCKEQFAKDLDRNVFPGIQGGPLVHIIAAKAVAFKEALQPEFKAYQQQIVKNTAALATAVADNGFRIVSGGTDNHVFLVDVFSKGILGKDAEKALEAAHITVNKNTIPFDTNPPMKASGIRLGTPAVTTRGMGEAEMKQIAALLAEVLEAPTDEAVRQSVIGKVKELTARFPLYANRMQNAGVSASTA, encoded by the coding sequence ATGTCATACAACCACTATCGCCCGCTCGCTGAATCCGATCCTGAAATTTTCACTGCAATCCAAAACGAAACCCGTCGCCAGCACGAAGGCTTGGAGTTGATCGCTTCGGAAAACTTCGTCTCCCAGGCTGTGCTCGAAGCCGCGGGTTCTGTTTTCACCAACAAATATGCTGAAGGTTATCCGGGCAAACGCTATTACGGCGGATGCGAATTCACAGATGTGGTGGAAAGCCTGGCGATTGATCGCGCCAAACAATTGTTCGGAGCTGATCACGTCAATGTCCAGCCGCATTCCGGCAGCCAGGCAAATATGGCGGTTTATCTGACCGCTTGCCAACACGGCGACACAATTCTGGGAATGGATTTGTCGCACGGCGGCCATTTGACGCACGGCCATCCACTGAATTTTTCCGGCAAAAGTTACAAGGTTGTGGCGTATGGCGTGAAGAAAGACGATGAGACCATTGATTACGATCAGATGGAGGCGTTGGCCAAAGAACATAAACCGCGTCTGATCGTGTGCGGCGCGTCGGCGTATTCGCGGGTGATTGATTTTGAACGCATTGCCGCCATCGCGCATGGAGTCGGCGCGTTGGTGATGGCCGACATTGCGCACATTGCCGGGCTGGTCGCCACGGGTTTGCATCCGTCGCCCGTTTCCCATTGCGATTTCGTGACGACGACGACACATAAAACCTTGCGCGGCCCGCGCGCTGGCATGATTTTGTGCAAGGAACAATTTGCCAAAGACCTGGACCGCAATGTGTTCCCAGGCATTCAGGGCGGCCCGCTGGTGCACATCATTGCGGCTAAAGCCGTCGCGTTCAAAGAAGCCTTGCAACCGGAATTCAAGGCCTACCAGCAACAAATCGTCAAAAACACCGCCGCGTTGGCGACGGCCGTAGCCGACAACGGATTCCGCATCGTTTCCGGGGGAACCGACAATCATGTCTTTCTGGTGGATGTGTTCTCGAAAGGCATTTTGGGCAAAGATGCTGAAAAAGCTCTGGAAGCCGCCCATATTACCGTCAATAAAAACACCATTCCCTTCGACACAAACCCGCCAATGAAAGCCAGCGGCATTCGTCTGGGAACTCCGGCGGTCACGACGCGCGGCATGGGAGAAGCCGAAATGAAGCAAATCGCTGCGCTGCTTGCAGAAGTGCTGGAGGCTCCAACCGATGAAGCTGTTCGCCAATCCGTCATCGGCAAAGTCAAAGAGCTGACGGCGCGCTTCCCTTTGTATGCCAACCGGATGCAAAATGCCGGAGTGAGCGCCAGTACAGCTTAA
- a CDS encoding nucleotidyltransferase family protein yields the protein MSVATKQELIELIQSHDAELKAFGVKRLGLFGSFVRNEAKPESDVDLLVEFTPGQKTFSNFMDLGFFLEELFGRKVDLLTPESLSPYIGPFILKEAEDVSFGPGVPAAYS from the coding sequence ATGAGTGTCGCGACAAAACAAGAACTGATTGAGCTGATCCAAAGTCACGATGCCGAGCTCAAAGCATTCGGCGTCAAACGGCTTGGCCTGTTCGGTTCATTTGTTCGCAATGAAGCGAAGCCGGAAAGTGATGTTGATCTTTTGGTCGAGTTCACTCCAGGACAAAAGACCTTTAGCAATTTCATGGATTTAGGTTTCTTTCTGGAAGAATTGTTCGGTCGAAAAGTTGACCTGCTTACGCCTGAATCGCTCAGCCCTTATATTGGTCCATTCATCCTTAAGGAGGCGGAAGATGTCTCGTTCGGCCCGGGTGTACCTGCAGCATATTCGTGA